From Dissulfurirhabdus thermomarina, a single genomic window includes:
- the rpsR gene encoding 30S ribosomal protein S18, whose product MSNGSPQFQRPRRPKRRRFFRRRKVCRFCADKSLVIDYKDAAALRHFITERGKILPRRITGTCARHQRRLTTAIKQARIMALLPFTSGHALGD is encoded by the coding sequence ATGTCCAACGGATCCCCGCAGTTCCAGCGTCCCCGCCGTCCGAAGCGCCGCCGCTTCTTCCGCCGCCGCAAGGTTTGCCGCTTCTGCGCCGACAAGTCCCTGGTCATCGACTACAAAGACGCCGCGGCGCTCCGCCATTTCATCACCGAGCGCGGGAAGATCCTCCCCCGCCGCATCACCGGGACCTGCGCCCGCCACCAGCGGCGGCTCACCACCGCCATCAAGCAGGCGCGGATCATGGCGCTCTTGCCCTTCACCTCCGGCCACGCCCTGGGTGACTGA
- the rplI gene encoding 50S ribosomal protein L9, with protein MEVILTESIDSLGMAGEVVRVADGYARNYLLPRRKALVADKRNLAQFERQREKILARAARQKEELQALAGQLERMTLTIAKKVGEEDRLYGSVTAMDISEAIEAQGYTVDRRKILLEEPIKQLGTYEVPVKLGPEVSATLKVEVVAQEA; from the coding sequence ATGGAAGTGATCCTGACCGAGAGCATCGATTCGCTGGGCATGGCCGGGGAGGTGGTCCGGGTGGCCGACGGCTACGCCCGAAACTACCTTCTCCCCCGCCGCAAGGCCCTGGTGGCGGACAAGCGGAACCTCGCCCAGTTCGAGCGCCAGCGCGAGAAGATCCTGGCCCGCGCCGCCCGCCAGAAGGAAGAACTCCAGGCCCTGGCCGGGCAGCTCGAGCGGATGACCCTCACCATCGCCAAGAAGGTGGGCGAGGAGGACCGGCTCTACGGCTCCGTCACCGCCATGGACATCTCGGAGGCCATCGAGGCCCAGGGCTACACCGTGGACCGGCGAAAGATCCTCCTCGAGGAGCCCATCAAGCAGCTCGGGACCTACGAGGTTCCCGTCAAGCTCGGCCCGGAGGTCTCCGCCACTCTCAAGGTCGAGGTGGTGGCCCAGGAGGCCTGA
- a CDS encoding DUF2232 domain-containing protein, protein MPPRPAPRGLDAGLRLAAVAGVFLVPAVAPPLAGVLQLAGAGAAAAWLEGWRPAAAIRGVMAAVGAALLASALLLGGRGGLWILETGLLAGLLLRARHLAWSGPRALWTAVLVLAVSLAFFLALGSGGDAGQAWEALCGEVGRGLESSFGVLSNRPPPGLTPEEVQAEVAALRARTLHFLPGILFLSLFTVALANLFVARLLIHRWAGREVFGPAFRLWRFPEALVWPFIAAGLLSLYGRGGAGAVGDNLLLGLGGVYLVQGLSVIAFHMERRRVPGYLRWGFYVLLSLQWYGLLSAAALGLLHTWFPLGRGGGAGDTT, encoded by the coding sequence ATGCCGCCGCGCCCCGCCCCACGGGGGCTCGACGCCGGCCTCCGCCTGGCGGCGGTCGCCGGGGTCTTCCTCGTACCGGCCGTGGCGCCGCCGCTGGCCGGGGTCCTCCAGCTGGCCGGGGCCGGCGCCGCTGCCGCCTGGCTCGAGGGCTGGCGCCCCGCGGCCGCGATCCGCGGTGTCATGGCCGCCGTCGGGGCGGCGCTCCTCGCCTCGGCGCTCTTGCTCGGCGGGCGGGGCGGGCTCTGGATCCTGGAGACGGGACTGCTGGCGGGGTTGTTGCTCCGGGCCCGGCACCTGGCCTGGTCCGGGCCCCGGGCCCTCTGGACCGCCGTCCTGGTGCTCGCCGTTTCGCTGGCCTTCTTTCTCGCACTCGGGAGCGGGGGAGACGCCGGGCAGGCCTGGGAGGCCCTTTGCGGGGAGGTGGGCCGGGGCCTCGAGAGCTCCTTCGGGGTCCTTTCGAACCGCCCGCCGCCGGGGCTCACCCCCGAAGAGGTCCAGGCGGAGGTGGCCGCCCTCCGGGCGCGAACGCTCCATTTCCTCCCGGGGATCCTCTTCCTCTCCCTCTTCACCGTGGCCCTGGCCAACCTCTTCGTGGCCCGGCTTCTGATCCACCGCTGGGCGGGGCGGGAGGTCTTCGGCCCGGCCTTCCGCCTGTGGCGCTTCCCGGAGGCCCTCGTCTGGCCCTTCATCGCCGCCGGTCTCCTCTCCCTTTACGGGAGGGGCGGGGCCGGGGCCGTGGGCGACAACCTGCTCCTCGGCCTCGGCGGGGTCTACCTCGTCCAGGGGCTGTCGGTGATCGCCTTCCACATGGAACGGCGGCGCGTGCCGGGCTACCTCCGCTGGGGCTTCTACGTGTTGCTAAGCCTCCAGTGGTATGGTCTATTATCCGCGGCCGCGTTGGGGCTCTTGCACACCTGGTTCCCCCTCGGACGGGGGGGCGGCGCGGGCGACACCACTTGA
- the rpsF gene encoding 30S ribosomal protein S6 has product MSLRYYETLYLLRPDLGEADRAAVGEALRGIVTSRGGQVVEEAPWPLRRLAYPVKKHTQGYYVLMEYGATPDTVAEITRVLRIDERALKFLTLQKDDTFDAEAIAREKEALAQKKAAEAPAEAAAPEAASPRQEPAPAAEPETPAEPPAPATDEPAE; this is encoded by the coding sequence ATGTCCCTGCGTTACTACGAAACCCTCTACCTCTTGCGGCCCGACCTCGGAGAGGCCGACCGCGCGGCGGTGGGCGAGGCCCTCCGCGGGATCGTCACCAGCCGCGGCGGCCAGGTGGTCGAGGAGGCGCCCTGGCCCCTCCGGCGGCTGGCCTACCCTGTCAAGAAGCACACCCAGGGCTACTACGTGCTCATGGAGTACGGCGCCACCCCCGACACCGTGGCCGAGATCACCCGGGTCCTCCGGATCGACGAGCGGGCCCTGAAGTTCCTTACCCTCCAGAAGGACGACACCTTCGACGCCGAGGCCATCGCCCGCGAGAAAGAGGCCCTCGCCCAGAAGAAGGCCGCCGAGGCCCCCGCCGAGGCCGCGGCACCGGAGGCCGCGTCGCCCCGGCAAGAGCCTGCGCCCGCCGCCGAGCCAGAAACCCCGGCCGAGCCACCGGCCCCGGCCACAGACGAGCCGGCCGAGTAA
- a CDS encoding B12-binding domain-containing radical SAM protein, with translation MARRRSLDILLVSPLAPSKLLGGNFYFRLPFLGLPTVAAYTPPGDRVRIVDEKVSPIPWEPKPDLVGITAMTPLAPRAYQIADRFRAMGVPVVMGGMHPTVMAEEALRHADAVVVGEAEGVWPRVVEEAREGRLSGLYLARDRPDLAVARPPRRDLLEAGRYLPVTFIETSRGCPHACRFCSVTRFFGGRHRTFPVDDVVAQLRELRPTERRFALKNCVFFVDDNIIGDPDHALALFEAIRPFRLKWFGQASISLAERPDLLEAMAASGCLGLEMGFETLCEDAEARRIGKPVRDPKDVLEAVEVIRSHGIGLQGSFIFGFDHDDPGVFERTARFVDRARLNAVYVGILTPYPGTALHARLRKEGRLLHERWEEYDTAHVVFRPRRMTPRQLLEGYHRVLRHVYSWRSMGRRLLGSRVGMNFFVPMNLGFKVSLRRFLRDAAAE, from the coding sequence GTGGCCCGGCGGCGTTCCCTGGACATCCTGCTGGTCTCGCCCCTGGCACCCTCGAAGCTCCTCGGCGGAAACTTCTACTTCCGGCTTCCCTTCCTGGGGCTGCCCACGGTGGCGGCGTATACGCCGCCGGGCGACCGGGTGCGGATCGTGGACGAGAAGGTCTCGCCCATCCCCTGGGAGCCCAAGCCGGACCTCGTGGGTATCACCGCCATGACGCCGCTGGCGCCCCGGGCCTACCAGATCGCCGACCGGTTCCGGGCCATGGGGGTCCCCGTGGTCATGGGCGGGATGCATCCCACCGTCATGGCCGAGGAGGCCCTGCGCCACGCCGACGCCGTGGTGGTGGGCGAGGCGGAGGGGGTCTGGCCCAGGGTGGTGGAGGAGGCCCGGGAGGGGCGCCTGTCCGGGCTCTACCTGGCCCGGGATCGGCCGGACCTCGCCGTCGCCCGCCCGCCCCGGCGGGACCTCCTCGAGGCCGGGAGGTATCTCCCGGTCACCTTCATCGAGACCAGCCGGGGGTGCCCCCACGCCTGCCGGTTCTGCTCGGTGACCCGGTTCTTCGGCGGGCGCCACCGGACCTTCCCCGTGGACGACGTGGTGGCCCAGCTCCGGGAGCTTCGCCCTACGGAGCGGCGCTTCGCCCTCAAGAACTGCGTCTTCTTCGTGGACGACAACATCATCGGCGACCCGGACCACGCCCTGGCCCTCTTCGAGGCCATCCGGCCCTTCCGCTTGAAGTGGTTCGGGCAGGCCTCCATCTCCCTGGCCGAACGCCCCGACCTCCTCGAGGCCATGGCGGCCTCGGGGTGCCTCGGGCTCGAGATGGGCTTCGAGACCCTCTGCGAGGACGCGGAGGCGAGGCGGATCGGAAAGCCCGTGCGCGACCCGAAGGACGTCCTGGAGGCCGTGGAGGTGATCCGTTCCCACGGCATCGGCCTCCAGGGCTCCTTCATCTTCGGCTTCGACCACGACGATCCCGGCGTCTTCGAGCGCACCGCCCGATTCGTGGACCGGGCCCGGCTCAACGCCGTCTACGTGGGCATCCTCACGCCCTACCCCGGCACCGCCCTCCACGCCCGGCTTCGCAAGGAGGGCCGCCTGCTCCACGAGCGGTGGGAGGAGTACGACACCGCCCACGTGGTCTTCCGGCCCAGGCGGATGACCCCCAGGCAGCTCCTGGAGGGCTACCACCGGGTGCTCCGCCACGTCTACTCGTGGCGGAGCATGGGACGCCGGCTCCTCGGCAGCCGGGTGGGGATGAACTTCTTCGTCCCCATGAACCTCGGCTTCAAGGTGTCGCTCCGGCGTTTTCTCCGGGACGCCGCCGCCGAATAG
- a CDS encoding Hsp20/alpha crystallin family protein, with protein sequence MPIIKIKIGRNIGELTDSLHRMAGTLLRYGNPVVFFGQGWSPSVDVYREGETVYVVAALAGVAREDVQVTLEAPYLRIAGVRRPPPQKESRHFYQMEVEYGPFERMVRLPSYIDENKVEAVFDNGLLTVRLERRKPEAPTKITVTG encoded by the coding sequence ATGCCCATCATCAAGATCAAGATCGGCCGCAACATCGGCGAGCTCACGGACAGCCTCCACCGGATGGCGGGCACCCTCCTGCGCTACGGCAACCCCGTGGTCTTCTTCGGCCAGGGGTGGTCGCCCTCGGTGGACGTGTACCGGGAAGGCGAAACGGTCTACGTGGTGGCGGCCCTGGCCGGGGTGGCCCGGGAAGACGTCCAGGTCACCCTGGAGGCCCCGTATCTCCGGATCGCGGGCGTCCGCCGGCCGCCCCCCCAGAAGGAAAGCCGGCACTTCTACCAGATGGAGGTGGAATACGGGCCCTTCGAGCGGATGGTCCGCCTCCCCTCCTACATCGACGAGAACAAGGTGGAAGCCGTCTTCGACAACGGGCTCCTCACGGTCCGCCTGGAGCGGCGGAAGCCCGAGGCGCCCACGAAGATCACCGTGACGGGCTGA
- a CDS encoding OFA family MFS transporter gives MAGLLSKERIVARPGFNRWLVPPASVAIHLCIGSVYAWSIYNPALVKALGVVTSAAGDWSIRDVVWVFTVAIVFLGLSAAFAGKWLEEVGPRKVGVVAALCWGGGYLVGGLGILLHRLWLVYLGYGVIGGCGLGLGYVSPVSTLIRWFPDRRGMATGMAIMGFGGGAMIGAPLKEFLIRHFYRAPEYLGPVDAVHLVTQGGKRFAEVAGTLREVVVVGARDLAGMIQPGPEGVYLVGTGSVGVAETFFALGLLYAVVMLAAAFSYRIPPPGWKPEGWIPLDHDQAARKMITREHVHIDQALKTPQFYQLWLILCLNVTAGIGVLGVAKTMMTEIFGTTLPHVVDGAFAATYVMMISVFNMTGRFFWASVSDYLGRKRTFALFFVLGIVLYLSIPWCARGVSANPSVVWLVYFYAATMLIFTMYGGGFSTIPAYLADVFGTKFVGGIHGRILTAWSTAGVLGPLAITSFRERSLHRAIEALAAKVDPEAFRRAFGAGIDQLDLLVRQKTVTVAKLMEIAPAGTPDPTSGLYNTTMFLMAGLLAVAFVVNALMRPVDPRHHLREED, from the coding sequence ATGGCGGGACTCTTGTCCAAGGAACGCATCGTTGCGCGGCCCGGGTTCAACCGGTGGCTGGTGCCGCCGGCCTCCGTGGCCATCCACCTCTGCATCGGCTCCGTCTACGCCTGGAGCATCTACAACCCCGCCCTGGTCAAGGCCCTCGGCGTGGTGACCAGCGCCGCCGGCGATTGGAGCATCCGCGACGTGGTGTGGGTCTTCACCGTGGCCATCGTCTTCCTGGGCCTGTCGGCGGCCTTCGCCGGCAAGTGGCTCGAGGAGGTGGGCCCGAGGAAGGTGGGCGTGGTGGCCGCCCTGTGCTGGGGCGGCGGCTACCTCGTCGGCGGCCTGGGCATCCTCCTCCACCGGCTCTGGCTGGTCTACTTGGGCTACGGCGTCATCGGGGGATGCGGCCTCGGCCTGGGCTACGTCTCGCCGGTGAGTACCCTGATCCGGTGGTTCCCCGACCGGCGGGGGATGGCCACCGGGATGGCCATCATGGGCTTCGGGGGCGGGGCCATGATCGGCGCCCCGCTCAAGGAGTTCCTGATCCGCCACTTCTACCGGGCCCCCGAGTACCTGGGCCCGGTGGACGCCGTCCACCTGGTGACCCAGGGCGGCAAGCGCTTCGCCGAGGTGGCCGGGACGCTCCGCGAGGTGGTGGTGGTGGGGGCCAGGGACCTGGCCGGGATGATCCAACCCGGGCCGGAGGGCGTCTACCTCGTGGGCACCGGGAGCGTGGGCGTGGCCGAGACCTTCTTCGCCCTGGGCCTTCTCTACGCCGTGGTCATGCTGGCGGCGGCCTTCTCCTACCGGATACCGCCCCCGGGCTGGAAGCCGGAGGGCTGGATCCCCTTGGACCACGACCAGGCCGCCCGGAAGATGATCACCCGCGAGCACGTCCACATCGACCAGGCCTTGAAGACGCCCCAGTTCTACCAGCTCTGGCTGATCCTCTGCCTGAACGTCACCGCGGGGATCGGGGTCCTCGGCGTGGCCAAGACCATGATGACCGAGATCTTCGGGACCACGCTCCCCCACGTGGTGGACGGGGCCTTCGCCGCCACCTACGTCATGATGATCAGCGTCTTCAACATGACGGGGCGGTTCTTCTGGGCCAGCGTCTCCGACTACCTGGGCCGGAAGCGCACCTTCGCCCTCTTCTTCGTGCTGGGGATCGTCCTCTATCTCTCCATCCCCTGGTGCGCCCGGGGCGTGAGCGCCAACCCTTCCGTGGTCTGGCTCGTCTACTTCTACGCGGCCACCATGCTCATCTTCACCATGTACGGGGGCGGCTTCTCCACCATCCCCGCCTACCTCGCCGACGTCTTCGGGACGAAGTTCGTCGGCGGGATCCACGGCCGGATCCTCACCGCCTGGAGCACGGCGGGGGTCCTGGGGCCGCTGGCCATCACCTCGTTCCGCGAGCGATCCCTGCACCGGGCCATCGAGGCATTGGCGGCAAAGGTGGACCCGGAGGCCTTCCGCCGGGCCTTCGGGGCCGGGATCGACCAGCTGGATCTCCTGGTGCGGCAGAAGACCGTGACCGTGGCCAAGCTCATGGAGATCGCCCCGGCGGGCACCCCGGATCCCACCAGCGGCCTCTACAACACCACCATGTTCCTCATGGCGGGGCTCCTGGCCGTGGCCTTCGTGGTCAACGCCCTCATGCGGCCCGTGGACCCGAGGCACCACCTCCGGGAGGAGGACTGA